Part of the Pseudothermotoga sp. genome, CAGTGGTATCATAGCGAAATTCGAAGCATTGCTTGCCACACTGCCTATCATCGCTGCGTTCATGCCTGCAATGGTCGATACAGGAGGAAACATCGGTTCACAGATATCTGCACTCGTGATAAGGGGAATGGCGCTCGGAGAGATCGAACAGAAAGATTGGTGGAGGGTTATTCTCAGAGAATTGCTCATTGGCGCCATATTAGCATTCATTTTGGCAATAACCGTTTTGTTGCGCGCCATTTTCATCACCAGAGTAACGCAGATCATGCTCGCTGTTTCTACAGCTCTGTTCGTAGTGGTCGTGATTTCGAACATAATAGGAGCTTCTTTACCCTTCATTGCGAAAGCCATGAAGATCGATCCTGCCATCATGGCGGGGCCTTTGTTGACGACGATCGTGGACCTAATGGGCATATGGATATACTTCACCATAGCGAACTTGATGCTATCAGTTTGATCTTTACTTTTTCCAGCCATGGGGTGTATAATTGAGCTAAGCCCCAAAAGGGCAGTTTTTCGGTGAGGAGGAGTTGTGTCATGAGAGGTACTGTTAAGTGGTTTGACCCCAAAAAGGGGTACGGTTTTATAACCAAGAAGGAGGGTGGAGACGTCTTCGTCCACTGGTCAGCTGTGGAAATGGAAGGCTTCAAAACCCTCAAGGAAGGTCAGGAAGTCGAGTTTGAAATTCAAGAAGGTCCTAAAGGTCCCCAGGCTGCTCATGTTAAGGTTGTTAAGTGATTCCTGACCATAATTAAGCCCCGGTCAAAAACCGGGGCTTTCATTTTACCTTAGAACCTTACGCTCGCTATGACTCCCACCGGAATTGAGGTGATCGTAGAACTCTTGTAAGTTCTCATCTCAATACTAGCACCGAGGCCAACATTGAAATCTACCATATCGAAGACGTAGAACACACCTGCTCCAACTATGTAGCCGAGTTTGTTGAATTCTTTGAAGCCAGGTATGGATAGTCCACCGTAGCCTCTAACCATGACGGCAGAAAAATCATTGATCGGTATGAAATACTTAGCACTCACGATGAAGTCAAGCGTGTACTGCGTTGAACTTGCCGCACCTAAGAACGCTGTTGCGGTCGTCGCATCTGGAAGGAAGTATGCCAGACCCACACCTCCGCCAATTTGAACGCCTTGAGTAACCTCATACGCTAGTTGCAAGCCAAAGCTCAAGTAAGTTATGCTTGCTCCAACAGTTGGACTAGCACTGAGTGTGAAGTGATAACCTCCAAAGACATCGAGGTTGACTCCTGCCAAGGCTAGTACAGAAAAGAGTACGACAGTCAAAACGATGAGCTTTCTCATCTCAACTCCTCCTTTCTAGCAATCTTAAAAGGAGTATATCACAGTTTCATGCCTTTCTCGTAATGTAGTCTCATTTTTTGATTCTCCTCCAAGCCCAGTATTTCCTCAATCACACCTTCAGCCTGCTCGAGAGAATTTGTTCTGGGATCTCTCATCAAGAACTCTATCAACGCGGATTTGTCACCGTTCATGATCGC contains:
- a CDS encoding cold-shock protein, whose product is MRGTVKWFDPKKGYGFITKKEGGDVFVHWSAVEMEGFKTLKEGQEVEFEIQEGPKGPQAAHVKVVK